DNA from Labrus bergylta chromosome 3, fLabBer1.1, whole genome shotgun sequence:
CAGCTTTGAAAAAAGCAACGGTCCTGCTGATGAGGATGCCCTTGAAAACCATGAAAACAATGCATCCATCTATGTGAATCCAGTTTTGAAGAAGGAGGATGGTTCAAGACTCTACAACAAGAAGCATCACtgcttttattgtaaaaaagtaGTTCAAAAAATGTTGAGACATTTGTTGCGTATGCACAATGATGAAATTGATGTCACAAAAGCGTTCAGTCTACCAAACAACTCCAAAGAAAGACGACTGCACTTAGATTTCATTAGAAACAAAGGAAACTTTGAACATAACACCAATGCTTTCGAGAGCCAGAAAGGAAAGCTCATTCCTTTCAAACaaccaaagaaaaagactgaggGACAAGAATTTCTACATTGTGTGTACTGCTATGGACTATTTACAAAAAGAGTGCTGTGGCGACACTTTCAGGTTTGCAAATTCAAgcctcaggaaaaaaaatctaaaccaGGTAAAACAAGGGTCCAGGCACTGTGTGCTTTTGCTGAACGCGCTCCACCTGGATTTAGTGATGCATACTGGAAGTTCTTGAATGACATGAATCAAGACAAGATTGCATTAGCTGTAAGCAAGACAGCTGCATTCTGGAGTACGGCTACAGACTGTTCAAGAAGAACGAAAGAGTAATCAGCCAACATCAATATATCCGACAAAAGCTGAGGGAGCTTGGCAGGCTGATTGTGGCTGCAAAAAAAGTTGCACCAGTAAAGACTATAAAAGAACTCATAAAACCTGAGAAGTATGTTCATGTTGTAACTGCCGCAAGATGCTTAGCTGGCTTCAGTGATGAAACAGGCAAATATAAATGTCCATCACTGGCCAGAAAAGTTGGACACAGCTTACATGCTTTGGCCATGTTTGTGAAGTCAGAAGGATTGAAGGCCAGAGATAAAGAAATTG
Protein-coding regions in this window:
- the LOC114922078 gene encoding clumping factor A-like isoform X2, with product MKKVPDFSDSLYDSSDDSTEGPSTQSKSETASQRLDTLQDFPQTLSDSTESNVEEFNDEDSTKDHSDVQSDIEVVPKLRRTESIQIQKILVGSDASSVDSEEEYIPGPMEESTDSDCSLEIPMTIKNMNEVSTSLTRCKSSSQSQSESSSQIQFVSPSQSQFESSSQSSSFEKSNGPADEDALENHENNASIYVNPVLKKEDGSRLYNKKHHCFYCKKVVQKMLRHLLRMHNDEIDVTKAFSLPNNSKERRLHLDFIRNKGNFEHNTNAFESQKGKLIPFKQPKKKTEGQEFLHCVYCYGLFTKRVLWRHFQVCKFKPQEKKSKPGKTRVQALCAFAERAPPGFSDAYWKFLNDMNQDKIALAVSKTAAFWSTATDCSRRTKE
- the LOC114922078 gene encoding uncharacterized protein isoform X1, with amino-acid sequence MKKVPDFSDSLYDSSDDSTEGPSTQSKSETASQRLDTLQDFPQTLSDSTESNVEEFNDEDSTKDHSDVQSDIEVVPKLRRTESIQMKKVPDFSDALYDSSDDSAEGPSKSEMASQRPRRGCYCPIQKILVGSDASSVDSEEEYIPGPMEESTDSDCSLEIPMTIKNMNEVSTSLTRCKSSSQSQSESSSQIQFVSPSQSQFESSSQSSSFEKSNGPADEDALENHENNASIYVNPVLKKEDGSRLYNKKHHCFYCKKVVQKMLRHLLRMHNDEIDVTKAFSLPNNSKERRLHLDFIRNKGNFEHNTNAFESQKGKLIPFKQPKKKTEGQEFLHCVYCYGLFTKRVLWRHFQVCKFKPQEKKSKPGKTRVQALCAFAERAPPGFSDAYWKFLNDMNQDKIALAVSKTAAFWSTATDCSRRTKE